Proteins found in one Nostoc sp. NIES-3756 genomic segment:
- a CDS encoding WD40 domain-containing protein, protein MVEGHPSVDIKVANERALRSLWRAIALSHGNFSVALVCCNYRVLQERILQRLDELASGAYIQKVILPPNTRSLYTTIHLNLPEQQPSALMVLGLEAVDEIDDLLRAINHIRDEFPKRHSFPMIFWVNDEVLQKVMRLAPDFASWAATPIRFEMTTPELLQFLREETDSLFAKVLPKDIGQRQQVKAPDEYSTLEQVWEHNKELHYGISELHERGITLEPELNASLKFVFGLNDYVSDRIHHALHHFQQSLQVWQHLVKRERQEAGGRRQEVEDSSELFSPPTLPSPSSPPTPPTSSSSPTPPTPPTSPILRQGVLQFYIGLCYCRLAEHNQLDNRRHWDTAKFYLQECLETLHLAGRPDIASEFIGQLEEVLEHLQAWSELQTVAETALDLHHTYGNHIQLACDYGFLAQVALQQSRWVQASILAHVSLLKLAEAQQLQNSDPHHCLFPLLLAQIYYLILAKAQQNLGEQGVAQEYLDKAARELPAALENSVHQYDAHRYIRLLRTLRSLYFEAGRYLEAYRIRQQRRSVEQQYGLRAFIGAGRLQPQRQATNPAVMSPLGSSSVALEIAASGREQDINNLIGRISRADQKLIVIHGPSGVGKSSTVTAGLVPALQNRAIGDQLAMPVVLQVYTDWVRELGKSLTEAVNHVQGAVNIAPEVLSTPTPPMGIDNARPLAIADILEQLRQNANNHLITVLIFDQFEEFFFGYSDRQQKQEFDNFLSQCLNISFVKIILSIREDYLHRLLEFKHLSQLEAINNNILDKQIRYQLNNFSPEYAKVIIHKLTERSQLNLEAALINAVVEDLSTELGEVRPIELQVVGAQLQDERINTLKQYQQYRPNKLIERYIKELIKDCGPENERAALLVLYLLTDESNKRPFKTRAELASELAELEYPDKLELVLDILVSSGLVVLFPDVPERYQLIHDYLVDLIRYLQQQESSLQAQLKQLRRKVQQSQSEIARLQSELRQKKQQSKLLDPNPQPGLDLVAELRELRKREELTQLEIEQLRAELKEKELTAQLAESQKQQRLSEAKLNRSLKIALAASCLAILGLSYSIITAVGNEIKTLSVSSEALFASQKGLDAVKEGVKAGRKLQQAIWVDGYTREQVKTALYQAVVGVREYNRLEGHIAGVNGVVFSRDGSLIASASADNTIHLWRNDGSPVNILSQHTNVVNSVSFSPNGLLIVSASQDKTVKLWNRVGQLVKTLAGHSDGVNSASFSPEGSLIASASSDQTIKLWSREGQLLKTLSGHSDAVLGIAWSSDGQTLASVGADKTIKLWSRDGKLIKSWKGHDDAILAVAWSPNGKTIATASFDKTIKLWNRQGNLLKTLSGHTAEVTAVTFSPNGQTIASASIDATLKLWSPQGLLLGTLKGHNSWVNTVSFSPDGRTLVSGSRDKTVILWRWDRVLLRNPKTDGSDWVTSVSFSPDGKNLAAASRDKTVKILYTDGKQLNTLKGHTDSIWGVAWSPNRQMIASASKDKTVKLWNQQGKLLHTLQGHQDGVLAVAWSSDSQVIASASKDKTVKLWSQDGKLLHTLQGHTDAVNWVSFSPDGELLASASDDTTIKLWNREGQQIGNLKDHNRRVNGVAWSPDGQVLASASIDGTVKLWNRDGSFIKNLSGNGDSFISVSFSPDGKMLAASSDNKVRLWNQKGILLIVLKGDKDELTSVTFSPDSQILAVGSGDGQVMLRNLADIKLENLLARGCDSLNYYLKTNMKVNQSDRTLCPHTSNR, encoded by the coding sequence ATGGTTGAAGGACACCCATCAGTCGATATAAAAGTAGCGAATGAACGCGCTTTGCGGAGTTTATGGAGAGCGATCGCTCTATCTCATGGTAATTTTTCTGTAGCCTTGGTTTGCTGTAACTATCGAGTCTTACAAGAGCGGATACTGCAAAGACTAGATGAACTGGCAAGTGGTGCTTACATTCAAAAAGTTATTTTACCTCCTAATACCAGAAGTTTATATACAACAATCCATCTCAATCTGCCCGAACAACAGCCGTCAGCATTGATGGTGTTGGGTTTAGAAGCAGTCGATGAAATTGACGACTTACTCAGAGCCATTAATCACATTCGGGATGAATTTCCTAAACGCCATTCATTTCCGATGATTTTTTGGGTGAATGACGAAGTTCTGCAAAAGGTGATGCGTTTAGCGCCTGATTTTGCTAGTTGGGCAGCAACACCAATTCGTTTTGAAATGACAACGCCAGAGTTGTTACAATTTCTGCGAGAAGAAACCGACTCTTTATTTGCCAAAGTTTTACCTAAAGATATCGGACAACGGCAACAAGTAAAAGCCCCGGACGAATATTCCACCCTAGAGCAAGTTTGGGAACATAATAAAGAATTACACTATGGTATTTCCGAGTTACATGAACGAGGAATTACCTTAGAACCAGAATTGAATGCCAGTTTAAAATTTGTTTTTGGCTTAAATGATTACGTAAGCGATCGCATTCACCACGCCTTACATCATTTTCAACAAAGCTTGCAAGTTTGGCAACATCTGGTAAAAAGGGAAAGGCAGGAGGCAGGAGGCAGGAGGCAGGAGGTAGAAGACAGCAGTGAATTATTCTCTCCCCCTACTCTCCCATCTCCCTCATCTCCCCCTACTCCCCCTACTTCCTCATCTTCCCCCACTCCCCCCACTCCCCCGACTTCGCCAATTCTCCGGCAGGGGGTTTTGCAATTTTATATAGGACTATGTTACTGCCGTCTTGCCGAACATAATCAGCTAGATAATCGTCGTCATTGGGACACGGCTAAATTTTACTTGCAGGAATGCTTGGAGACTTTGCACTTAGCCGGAAGACCGGATATTGCATCGGAATTTATTGGTCAACTGGAGGAAGTTCTAGAACATCTGCAAGCTTGGAGTGAATTGCAAACTGTAGCGGAAACGGCGCTGGATTTGCATCATACTTACGGTAATCATATTCAGTTAGCTTGTGATTATGGTTTTTTGGCGCAGGTGGCACTACAACAGTCGCGCTGGGTGCAAGCGAGTATTTTGGCGCATGTATCACTCTTAAAATTAGCTGAGGCGCAACAGCTACAAAATAGTGACCCTCATCATTGCTTATTTCCTTTGCTGTTGGCGCAGATATATTACTTGATTTTAGCCAAAGCCCAGCAAAATTTAGGTGAACAAGGCGTTGCCCAGGAATATTTAGATAAAGCCGCTAGAGAATTACCTGCTGCCTTAGAAAATAGCGTCCATCAATATGATGCTCATCGTTATATTAGACTGCTGCGGACATTGCGATCGCTTTACTTTGAAGCTGGCAGATATCTGGAGGCTTACCGAATTAGGCAACAACGGCGTTCTGTAGAACAGCAGTATGGGTTACGCGCTTTCATTGGTGCGGGGAGGTTACAACCCCAAAGACAAGCAACTAACCCGGCTGTGATGTCACCATTGGGAAGTAGTAGTGTTGCTTTAGAAATTGCGGCTTCCGGTCGAGAACAGGATATTAATAATTTAATTGGCAGAATTAGCCGCGCTGACCAAAAACTGATTGTCATTCACGGGCCATCGGGAGTAGGTAAGAGTTCTACGGTAACGGCAGGGTTAGTGCCAGCATTACAAAATCGAGCGATCGGTGATCAGTTGGCTATGCCTGTGGTATTGCAAGTATATACCGATTGGGTACGCGAATTAGGCAAGTCTTTAACTGAGGCGGTGAATCATGTGCAAGGGGCGGTCAACATTGCCCCGGAAGTTTTATCAACCCCTACACCACCGATGGGGATAGATAATGCTCGACCATTGGCAATAGCAGATATATTAGAGCAATTACGCCAAAATGCGAACAACCATTTGATCACGGTATTGATATTTGACCAGTTTGAGGAATTTTTCTTTGGTTATAGCGATAGACAACAAAAGCAAGAGTTCGATAATTTCTTAAGTCAATGTCTTAATATATCTTTTGTCAAAATCATTCTCTCGATTAGAGAAGACTATTTACATCGCCTATTAGAATTTAAACATCTTTCTCAGCTAGAAGCAATCAATAATAATATTCTCGATAAACAAATCCGTTATCAATTAAATAACTTTTCTCCAGAATACGCCAAAGTCATTATTCATAAATTAACAGAACGTTCTCAACTCAATTTAGAAGCAGCTTTAATTAATGCTGTAGTTGAAGATTTATCTACAGAATTAGGGGAAGTCCGCCCTATCGAATTACAAGTAGTTGGCGCTCAATTACAAGATGAGAGAATTAATACTTTAAAACAATATCAGCAATATCGACCAAATAAACTCATAGAGAGATACATCAAAGAACTCATCAAAGACTGCGGCCCAGAAAATGAACGTGCGGCTTTACTGGTTTTGTATTTATTAACAGATGAAAGCAACAAACGCCCTTTTAAAACTCGTGCAGAACTAGCATCTGAACTAGCAGAATTAGAATATCCCGATAAACTAGAGTTAGTCTTAGACATTTTAGTTAGCTCTGGTTTAGTTGTATTATTTCCTGATGTTCCCGAACGTTATCAACTAATTCATGATTATCTAGTAGATTTAATTCGCTATCTCCAACAACAGGAATCAAGCTTACAGGCACAACTTAAACAATTGCGCCGTAAAGTACAGCAAAGTCAAAGTGAAATTGCGCGGTTGCAAAGCGAACTCAGACAAAAAAAGCAGCAGTCTAAACTCTTAGATCCCAATCCTCAACCGGGATTAGATTTAGTTGCAGAACTCAGGGAATTACGCAAGCGCGAAGAATTAACTCAACTAGAAATTGAACAATTGCGTGCAGAATTAAAAGAAAAAGAGTTAACAGCCCAACTAGCAGAAAGTCAAAAACAACAAAGGCTGAGTGAAGCAAAGTTAAATCGTTCCCTAAAAATTGCCCTAGCTGCTTCTTGCCTTGCCATTTTAGGGTTAAGTTATTCTATTATCACCGCCGTAGGTAACGAAATCAAAACCCTGAGTGTTTCCAGTGAAGCCTTGTTTGCATCCCAAAAAGGACTTGATGCAGTTAAAGAAGGTGTCAAAGCTGGTAGAAAACTACAACAGGCTATTTGGGTAGATGGTTACACTAGAGAACAGGTAAAAACAGCACTCTATCAAGCAGTGGTGGGAGTAAGGGAGTACAACCGCCTGGAAGGACATATTGCTGGTGTAAATGGTGTTGTATTCAGCCGCGACGGTTCGCTTATTGCTTCCGCCAGCGCCGATAATACCATCCATCTTTGGCGTAATGATGGTAGTCCAGTTAACATTTTATCCCAACATACTAATGTAGTTAACAGCGTTAGCTTCAGCCCAAATGGTTTATTGATTGTCTCTGCTAGTCAAGACAAGACAGTAAAATTATGGAATCGCGTCGGTCAATTAGTCAAAACTTTAGCAGGGCATAGCGATGGAGTAAATAGTGCTAGTTTTAGTCCCGAAGGTTCCCTTATTGCTTCCGCCAGTAGCGACCAAACTATCAAATTATGGAGTCGAGAAGGACAATTACTCAAGACTTTATCAGGTCATAGTGATGCAGTTTTGGGCATAGCTTGGTCATCTGATGGTCAAACTCTCGCTTCCGTGGGTGCTGATAAAACTATCAAACTTTGGAGTCGAGACGGTAAACTAATTAAAAGCTGGAAAGGTCATGATGATGCAATCTTGGCTGTGGCTTGGTCGCCCAATGGTAAAACAATTGCCACTGCTAGTTTTGATAAGACTATCAAACTATGGAATCGTCAAGGTAATTTATTAAAAACCTTATCAGGACACACAGCAGAAGTTACAGCCGTCACCTTCAGCCCCAACGGACAAACTATCGCTTCTGCAAGTATCGACGCAACCTTAAAATTATGGAGTCCTCAAGGTCTACTCTTAGGAACACTCAAGGGACATAACAGCTGGGTAAATACTGTCAGTTTCAGCCCTGATGGTCGTACCCTCGTTTCTGGTAGCCGAGACAAAACGGTAATACTTTGGCGTTGGGATCGAGTCTTATTGCGAAATCCTAAGACTGATGGTAGTGATTGGGTAACGAGTGTTAGTTTTAGCCCTGATGGTAAGAATTTGGCGGCTGCGAGTCGGGATAAAACTGTCAAAATTTTGTACACAGATGGCAAACAACTCAACACTCTCAAAGGACATACAGATTCAATTTGGGGTGTAGCTTGGTCGCCAAATCGCCAGATGATAGCCTCAGCCAGTAAAGATAAAACCGTGAAGTTGTGGAACCAACAAGGAAAATTACTCCATACCTTACAGGGTCATCAAGATGGAGTTTTAGCTGTAGCTTGGTCATCGGATAGTCAGGTAATAGCTTCAGCTAGTAAAGATAAGACAGTGAAATTATGGAGTCAAGACGGTAAACTACTCCACACCTTACAAGGTCATACCGATGCTGTCAATTGGGTCAGTTTTAGCCCTGATGGTGAGTTGTTAGCCTCCGCCAGTGACGATACCACCATTAAATTATGGAATCGAGAAGGTCAACAAATTGGCAACCTCAAAGACCATAACCGTCGGGTCAATGGGGTAGCATGGTCTCCAGATGGGCAAGTTTTAGCTTCTGCCAGTATTGATGGCACAGTTAAATTATGGAATCGAGATGGTAGTTTTATCAAAAATCTTTCGGGTAATGGTGATAGTTTCATCAGCGTCAGTTTTAGCCCGGATGGCAAGATGTTAGCCGCCAGCAGTGATAATAAAGTCAGACTTTGGAATCAAAAAGGGATATTGCTGATAGTTTTAAAAGGTGACAAAGATGAGTTAACTAGTGTCACCTTCAGTCCCGATAGCCAAATTTTGGCAGTAGGTAGCGGTGATGGTCAGGTGATGTTGCGGAATTTAGCTGATATTAAATTAGAGAATTTGCTGGCGCGTGGTTGTGATTCACTAAATTATTATTTGAAAACTAACATGAAAGTGAATCAGAGCGATCGCACTTTATGCCCCCATACTAGTAATAGATGA
- a CDS encoding P-loop NTPase fold protein, with protein sequence MPLDLERFYQACNPSRPLMIGDASDRRYYIDFAAVRGGKIIEALLRTISKISPDAPTCQLFTGHLGCGKSTELLRLKAELEEQQFHVVYFESTHVLEMADVDVTDILLAIAGQVSESLEAIKIRLKPNYFTKLFGEVVDFLQTPIELGVEGELSVGIAKITAKTKESPQLRRRLRDYLEPRTQNILQSINQELLERATKDLKAIGKRGLVVIVDNLDRVAIRPLPSGRSLPEYLFIERGEQLRKLNCHVVYTIPLALTFSNDSAELQHRLGGGVAPKVLPMIPVRLRSGEIFTQGLSLMRQMVLARSFPDIPASDQLGLITQVFDSLETLDRLCLISGGHVRDLLGLLFDCLREQDPPFERECVELVIQRQRDYRANAIDPHEWELIFQVMQEQRVRGDIEYHALLRSLFVFEYRDHQGAWFAVNPVIAETQKFKSWLKDTHQSI encoded by the coding sequence ATGCCCCTAGATTTAGAAAGATTTTATCAAGCTTGCAATCCAAGCAGACCTTTGATGATAGGTGATGCTAGCGATCGCCGTTATTATATTGATTTTGCGGCGGTACGGGGCGGGAAAATTATCGAGGCTCTACTACGCACAATTAGTAAAATATCACCGGATGCCCCTACTTGTCAGCTATTTACTGGGCATCTTGGCTGTGGCAAATCTACAGAGTTATTACGCCTCAAGGCTGAGTTAGAAGAACAACAATTTCACGTAGTTTATTTTGAGTCTACCCATGTCCTAGAAATGGCGGATGTGGATGTGACTGATATTTTACTGGCCATTGCTGGTCAGGTAAGCGAGAGTTTAGAAGCTATCAAAATTCGCCTTAAACCCAACTACTTTACTAAATTATTTGGGGAGGTTGTAGATTTTCTGCAAACGCCAATTGAGTTAGGTGTGGAAGGTGAGTTATCTGTAGGTATTGCGAAAATTACCGCCAAGACAAAAGAAAGTCCTCAATTACGGCGGCGGTTGCGAGATTACTTGGAACCACGTACACAAAATATACTGCAATCGATTAATCAAGAATTGTTAGAACGCGCTACTAAAGACCTCAAAGCTATAGGTAAAAGGGGTTTGGTTGTGATAGTTGACAACTTGGATAGAGTAGCAATTAGACCGTTACCATCTGGGCGATCGCTTCCTGAATACTTATTTATCGAAAGAGGTGAACAGTTACGTAAACTTAACTGTCATGTAGTTTACACCATTCCTTTAGCCTTAACCTTCTCCAACGATAGCGCCGAACTGCAACATCGTCTGGGGGGTGGAGTCGCACCGAAAGTCTTACCAATGATACCTGTACGTCTGCGGTCAGGGGAAATATTTACACAGGGTTTATCACTCATGCGCCAAATGGTATTAGCTCGGAGTTTTCCTGACATTCCCGCCAGCGATCAGTTAGGCTTAATTACACAAGTGTTTGATAGTTTAGAAACATTGGATAGGTTGTGTTTGATCAGTGGTGGTCATGTACGCGACTTATTGGGGTTGCTGTTTGACTGTTTGCGCGAACAAGATCCACCCTTTGAACGAGAATGTGTCGAGTTGGTTATTCAAAGACAACGAGATTACCGCGCCAACGCTATCGACCCCCACGAATGGGAGTTAATCTTCCAGGTAATGCAAGAGCAGAGGGTTAGGGGTGATATTGAATATCATGCACTATTGCGGAGCTTGTTTGTTTTTGAGTACCGCGACCATCAAGGAGCTTGGTTTGCTGTTAACCCAGTTATAGCGGAGACACAAAAATTTAAGTCATGGTTGAAGGACACCCATCAGTCGATATAA
- the rpsD gene encoding 30S ribosomal protein S4: MSRYRGPRLRIVRRLGDLPGLTRKSARRAYPPGQHGQNRKKRSEYAIRLEEKQKLRMNYGLTEKQLLRYVRRARRVTGSTGQVLLQLLEMRLDNTIFRLGMAPTIPAARQLVNHGHVTVNGRVVNIASYQCRPGEEIAVRDKAQSRKLVENNLQYPGLANLPSHLEFDKNKLVGKVNGVIEREWVALQVNELLVVEYYSRQA; encoded by the coding sequence ATGTCCCGATATAGAGGGCCACGTCTTAGAATTGTACGTCGCTTGGGCGATTTGCCAGGATTAACTCGTAAGAGCGCTAGACGCGCTTATCCACCAGGACAGCATGGTCAGAACCGCAAGAAACGCTCTGAGTATGCTATCCGTCTAGAAGAAAAGCAAAAGCTACGGATGAACTACGGTTTGACTGAAAAGCAACTGTTACGTTATGTGCGTCGAGCTAGACGTGTAACTGGTTCTACCGGACAGGTGTTGCTACAACTGTTAGAAATGCGCTTGGATAATACGATTTTCCGTTTGGGTATGGCTCCCACAATTCCAGCTGCTCGTCAGTTAGTAAATCACGGCCATGTCACAGTCAACGGTCGTGTAGTCAATATTGCCAGTTACCAATGTCGTCCCGGCGAAGAAATTGCTGTTAGAGACAAAGCACAATCGCGGAAGTTGGTAGAAAACAATCTACAATACCCTGGTTTAGCTAACCTCCCCAGCCATTTAGAGTTTGATAAAAACAAATTGGTTGGTAAGGTTAATGGTGTCATCGAACGTGAATGGGTGGCGCTGCAAGTTAACGAACTGCTGGTTGTGGAATACTACTCACGGCAAGCGTAA
- a CDS encoding PAS domain S-box protein — MKITKISHLTYKKLEDKYSYLLSSSLDLFCTVDFDGKFKYLNPAWTKTLGWSSHELLNKPFIDCLHPEDCQDTLLEFQKLFQVNTVCFENRYLCSDGSYKWLSWKAMFLNTKKVIHALVHDITSYKENEIKLQKDIQELEAFKFALNTHSLVAITDLKGRITYANDLFCQVSKYSKNELLGQDHRIINSGYHSKEFFANLWKTISQGQIWKGEVKNRAKDGSFYWVDTLITPLLGDDGKPYQYVSIRTDITQRKLSELALLERSRLSVLSAEVSLALSQSGTLSEIMQNCIHNISQSLNIALVCIWTCERQNEQLQLQAGIQCQDTQCHTLKNPQDFPENAVLANNIMGSMTQNYQPMFNEIVRLQNNQYSNLYLSAYPLIIEEKLIGIMALFSQNLFTEATHNLLNWIASNIAIAIDRIWAREELLSRREALLLRLASQIRSSLDLDTILEIAVTEIRSLLQIDRCYFLRYLPNVAQAHLIITHEAVGSNLTTMLGDVPLKNNHWLLEALLNQELVCIDNIQNNFLTTQDTPEIFSQFGITSQLLLPIKSQSEEFGAIVCSHCHGERVWSQSDIVLLQAVSDQLAIAIDHAQLYIQSRETALAAQAQAEKLTQTLYQLQQAQSQLVQHEKMSSLGQLVAGVAHEINNPVNFIHGNISHAKEYIQDILQLLNLYQEHYPHADQEIQDFTEEIDIDFIIDDLQKILTSMNMGTNRIREIVLSLRNFSRLDEAEKKLVDIHEGIENTLLILHHRWKNSGIGLGISIIKEYSEIPLIDCYPGQLNQVFMNIITNAIDALEESVVHGKIAHNPQIHIHTELLDSKFASIRIADNGVGMTEEIRNRLFDPFFTTKPVGKGTGLGLSISYQIIVEKHGGTLRCLSEPGKGTEFWIQIPVK, encoded by the coding sequence ATGAAAATCACTAAAATATCTCATTTAACTTATAAAAAGCTAGAAGATAAATATTCATATTTATTGTCTTCATCGCTAGATTTATTTTGTACTGTAGATTTTGATGGTAAGTTCAAATATTTGAATCCTGCATGGACAAAAACTTTAGGTTGGTCAAGTCACGAACTTCTAAACAAGCCTTTTATTGATTGCTTACATCCAGAAGATTGCCAAGATACCCTCTTAGAATTTCAAAAGCTGTTTCAAGTAAATACAGTATGCTTTGAAAATAGATATTTATGTAGCGATGGTTCCTACAAGTGGTTATCATGGAAAGCAATGTTTTTGAATACGAAAAAAGTAATTCATGCGTTAGTACATGATATTACATCATATAAAGAAAATGAAATAAAGTTACAAAAGGACATTCAAGAATTAGAAGCTTTTAAATTTGCCTTAAATACTCATTCTTTAGTGGCAATCACTGATTTAAAAGGACGTATTACCTACGCTAATGATTTATTCTGTCAGGTTTCTAAATATTCTAAAAACGAGCTTTTAGGACAAGACCACAGAATTATTAATTCAGGTTATCACTCTAAAGAGTTTTTTGCTAATTTATGGAAAACCATTTCTCAGGGACAAATTTGGAAAGGCGAAGTTAAAAATAGAGCTAAAGACGGAAGCTTTTATTGGGTAGATACATTGATCACACCACTTCTAGGTGATGATGGTAAACCATATCAATATGTATCGATTCGTACAGATATTACACAGCGTAAGCTTTCAGAGTTAGCTTTATTAGAGCGATCGCGTTTATCTGTTTTAAGTGCAGAAGTGAGCCTTGCCTTATCTCAAAGTGGCACATTATCGGAAATTATGCAAAACTGCATACATAATATTTCACAATCTCTGAATATAGCTTTAGTGTGTATTTGGACTTGTGAACGTCAAAACGAACAGTTACAATTGCAAGCTGGTATTCAATGCCAAGATACTCAGTGTCATACCTTAAAAAATCCTCAAGATTTTCCCGAAAATGCAGTTTTGGCTAACAATATCATGGGTAGTATGACACAAAACTATCAACCTATGTTTAATGAAATAGTTAGGCTGCAAAATAATCAATATTCTAACTTGTATTTATCAGCATATCCATTAATTATAGAAGAAAAATTAATTGGTATTATGGCTTTATTTAGCCAAAATCTATTTACCGAAGCTACACATAATTTATTAAATTGGATTGCTAGTAATATTGCTATTGCTATTGATCGTATATGGGCAAGAGAAGAACTTCTCAGTCGTCGAGAAGCTCTACTTTTACGCCTAGCTAGTCAAATTCGCAGTTCTCTTGACCTTGATACTATTCTGGAAATTGCTGTTACCGAAATTCGTAGTCTACTACAAATTGATCGCTGTTATTTTTTACGTTATTTACCTAATGTTGCTCAAGCGCATCTTATTATTACCCATGAAGCAGTAGGATCTAACTTGACTACAATGTTGGGTGATGTACCATTGAAAAATAATCATTGGTTGCTAGAAGCATTACTCAATCAAGAGCTAGTTTGTATTGATAATATTCAAAACAATTTTCTCACAACTCAAGATACACCAGAAATTTTCAGTCAATTTGGGATTACTTCTCAATTACTACTACCAATTAAAAGTCAATCTGAAGAATTTGGTGCTATAGTTTGCAGTCATTGTCACGGTGAACGAGTCTGGAGTCAGAGCGATATTGTACTGCTCCAAGCTGTCAGCGATCAACTAGCGATCGCTATAGATCATGCTCAATTATACATTCAAAGCCGTGAAACAGCTTTAGCCGCCCAAGCCCAAGCAGAAAAACTTACTCAAACTCTTTATCAATTACAACAAGCGCAATCTCAACTGGTACAGCACGAAAAAATGTCTAGCTTGGGACAATTAGTAGCTGGTGTAGCTCATGAAATCAATAACCCAGTTAATTTTATTCATGGAAATATCTCTCATGCCAAAGAATATATCCAAGATATTTTACAACTACTAAATCTCTACCAAGAACACTATCCCCATGCTGATCAAGAAATTCAAGACTTTACCGAAGAGATTGATATAGATTTTATTATTGATGATTTGCAGAAAATTCTCACTTCTATGAATATGGGTACTAATCGTATCCGGGAAATTGTTTTGAGTCTACGTAACTTTTCTCGATTAGATGAAGCAGAGAAAAAATTAGTAGATATTCATGAAGGTATCGAAAATACGCTCTTAATTTTGCATCATCGTTGGAAAAATAGTGGTATTGGCTTAGGCATATCTATTATTAAAGAATATAGTGAAATACCTTTAATAGATTGTTACCCAGGACAACTCAATCAAGTATTCATGAATATTATCACTAATGCTATAGATGCTTTAGAAGAATCAGTCGTGCATGGTAAAATCGCTCACAATCCTCAAATTCACATTCATACTGAACTTTTAGATAGTAAGTTTGCTTCTATTCGTATTGCTGATAACGGTGTAGGAATGACGGAAGAAATTAGAAACCGTTTATTTGACCCATTTTTTACAACAAAGCCTGTAGGTAAAGGTACAGGTTTAGGATTATCTATTAGTTATCAAATTATCGTCGAAAAGCATGGTGGGACATTGCGATGTTTGTCAGAACCAGGTAAAGGTACAGAATTTTGGATTCAAATTCCTGTAAAATGA
- a CDS encoding slr1957 family protein codes for MTHYSIEWIEAWCEENGWTELFEERRNHYWAFPPGCVMPEPIPNHVLRGIKAEKGLTFDEKLWSMSAVVSTILAVISTFVLRCPMPLVFAFAVNAVTVAQLEPEEA; via the coding sequence ATGACTCATTACTCTATTGAATGGATCGAAGCATGGTGCGAGGAGAACGGCTGGACAGAATTATTTGAAGAAAGACGAAACCACTATTGGGCGTTTCCTCCTGGCTGTGTTATGCCTGAACCTATTCCAAACCATGTTCTCAGAGGCATTAAAGCTGAAAAAGGATTAACCTTTGATGAAAAATTGTGGTCAATGTCAGCCGTAGTTAGCACAATTTTGGCGGTGATTTCTACTTTTGTTCTCCGGTGTCCTATGCCATTAGTATTTGCTTTTGCTGTGAATGCTGTTACAGTGGCTCAACTTGAACCTGAGGAAGCTTAG
- a CDS encoding pentapeptide repeat-containing protein, whose translation MSQLTKFCTIALAIISAIAILCSPYPALADWTHPLSFSNAELSRHNFAGESLQAAEFSNANLELANFVGADLRGAVLSASVMTQTNLQGADLTNAMVDQVNLTGANLSDAVFKEALLLRAVFANVNIEGADFTDAILDKAQIKELCTKASGVNTKTGVETRDSLGCR comes from the coding sequence ATGAGCCAGCTGACCAAGTTCTGCACGATCGCATTAGCTATAATATCGGCGATCGCTATACTTTGCTCACCCTACCCAGCCCTAGCCGACTGGACTCATCCCCTATCATTTAGCAATGCTGAATTATCAAGACATAACTTCGCGGGTGAAAGTCTACAAGCGGCTGAGTTTTCTAATGCTAATTTAGAATTGGCTAACTTTGTTGGTGCTGACTTGCGTGGTGCAGTTTTGAGTGCTTCTGTGATGACACAAACAAATCTCCAAGGAGCAGATTTAACGAATGCGATGGTTGATCAGGTAAACTTAACAGGGGCTAATTTAAGCGATGCCGTTTTTAAAGAAGCTCTTTTACTCCGCGCCGTATTCGCTAACGTGAACATAGAAGGCGCAGACTTTACTGATGCAATTTTGGATAAAGCACAAATTAAAGAACTTTGTACAAAAGCTAGCGGAGTAAATACAAAAACTGGCGTAGAAACTCGTGATTCTTTAGGATGTCGATGA